A stretch of Elstera cyanobacteriorum DNA encodes these proteins:
- the secE gene encoding preprotein translocase subunit SecE encodes MAKTSPVQFFKEVRQEARKVSWPTWKETWISTAMVFMMGLLAALFFFLVDQGLSHGIRLILGLGK; translated from the coding sequence ATGGCGAAGACAAGCCCGGTTCAGTTCTTCAAGGAAGTTCGGCAGGAAGCCCGCAAGGTCTCTTGGCCGACCTGGAAGGAAACTTGGATCAGCACCGCAATGGTGTTCATGATGGGGCTGCTTGCGGCCTTGTTCTTCTTTCTGGTGGATCAAGGCCTTTCGCATGGCATTCGCCTGATCCTTGGTCTGGGGAAATAA